A single genomic interval of Lathyrus oleraceus cultivar Zhongwan6 chromosome 7, CAAS_Psat_ZW6_1.0, whole genome shotgun sequence harbors:
- the LOC127101996 gene encoding uncharacterized protein LOC127101996 — protein MDIRRIMDKPSSSSPKKKKTRGVTALLRFIAKLPDGEKYQIDFDPDTFQPIGQYAAKFKSYLSFIARSKVSINEKQWKKISDKLKDVIWDDITCKFTCPTDKEFRKHWFVYMGERLKQFKTLLSNVYIFGKGDKHGNTTPFEKYKFIKEEDWDLFVQTRQKEDFQEKRLKGKTHYWKNYDPNRLQEWMNEQVG, from the exons ATGGATATCAGGA GAATTATGGATAAACCATCTAGCTCTTCACCAAAAAAAAAGAAGACTAGAGGTGTCACAGCATTGCTACGTTTCATTGCCAAACTTCCTGATGGTGAAAAATACCAAATTGATTTTGATCCTGATACCTTCCAACCCATTGGTCAGTATGCTGCAAAGTTTAAAAGTTATTTGTCATTCATTGCACGTAGCAAGGTTAGTATAAATGAAAAGCAATGGAAAAAGATAAGCGATAAGTTGAAGGACGTGATATGGGACGATATCACG TGTAAGTTCACTTGCCCCACTGATAAAGAATTTAGGAAGCATTGGTTTGTTTATATGGGGGAACGATTGAAGCAATTTAAGACATTGCTCTCAAATGTCTATATATTTGGGAAAGGAGATAAGCATGGAAATACAACTCCATTTGAAAAGTATAAATTTATCAAAGAAGAAGATTGGGATTTGTTTGTCCAGACTCGACAAAAAGAAGATTTTCAA GAGAAAAGGCTAAAAGGAAAGACAcactac TGGAAAAACTATGATCCCAATAGGTTACAGGAATGGATGAATGAGCAAGTAGGGTGA
- the LOC127101997 gene encoding uncharacterized protein LOC127101997: MEERRKKVIEEAKGDESLMVDPPELKRYEAWLMARQKPSGNFTSEATNLVASKIGELVEKNTQGTIVFEGRDDILTVALGINEHPGRIRTAPRGVGFKKFYGKSSRSTLGGVSQDDLLAHLQALEQKMNIDFQHKLQKHLQQQRTELQQQMQKEMQEERAQIQQGMKLLQQMQLELRSERPKEMFIKEHVESVGTSTNGSCSKVMTTEDLTKKMDASEDYLKKINNLKENSFSLDLDHETSELSVFIDRVDLNELTSGIKWLSTSILSLWCTYLHRMCISKNFNKLFGFLDPNRILVHTKPAEVIQTYIQNKLDGEPKKCYLGPLLNSNHWQLFVICPEDNIIFWFCSLNRSPKKNIKVILEGALEGYHLLRGIKKKKPNWKNIMGHQQDNGWACGYYVMKNMFDIIDACIVERFNEIFTDTTSYEKESIDHIRQLWAQFFLQKVEEQENQEKKDLMTKQKRLKKTYI; encoded by the exons ATGGAAGAGAGGAGGAAAAAAGTGATTGAAGAGGCCAAAGGTGATGAAAGTTTGATGGTTGACCCTCCCGAACTAAAGCGATATGAGGCATGGTTGATGGCTCGACAGAAGCCATCGGGAAATTTTACATCTGAGGCAACAAACTTAGTAGCATCTAAGATT GGAGAGTTAGTGGAAAAAAATACACAAGGTACTATTGTCTTTGAAGGGCGTGACGATATCTTGACTGTTGCCCTTGGAATAAATGAACACCCTGGTCGGATCCGCACTGCTCCTAGGGGTGTGGGCTTTAAGAAATTCTATGGAAAAAGTTCACGCTCCACCTTAGGAGGTGTCTCTCAAGATGACCTTCTAGCCCACCTTCAAGCCTTGGAGCAAAAAATGAATATAGATTTCCAACATAAATTACAAAAACatctccaacaacaaagaacAGAGCTCCAACAACAAATGCAAAAAGAGATGCAAGAGGAGAGAGCTCAAATCCAACAAGGAATGAAACTCCTACAACAGATGCAATTGGAGCTCCGCTCCGAGAGGCCTAAAGAGATGTTTATAAAAGAG CATGTAGAATCTGTGGGTACGAGCACTAACGGAAGTTGCTCAAAGGTTATGACTACTGAAGATTTAACTAAAAAAATGGATGCTTCTGAAGATTACCTCAAAAAGATTAACAATCTCAAGGAAAATTCATTCTCTCTAGATTTGGATCATGAAACAAGTGAACTCTCAGTTTTTATTGATAGGGTGGATCTTAATGAATTAACTTCCGGTATTAAATGGCTATCCACATCTATCTTGTCTTTATGGTGCAC ATATCTACATCGCATGTGTATCTCCAAGAATTTCAACAAACTATTTGGGTTTCTCGATCCAAATAGGATACTAGTTCACACAAAACCGGCCGAAGTTATTCAAACATACATACAAAATAAGTTGGATGGAGAGCCAAAAAAATGTTATTTAGGACCATTGCTAAATAG CAATCACTGGCAATTGTTTGTCATTTGTCCTGAAGATAatattattttttggttttgttcaTTAAACAGATCTCCTAAGAAAAATATTAAGGTCATATTGGAGGG AGCTCTAGAAGGTTATCATTTATTAAGAGGTATTAAGAAGAAGAAGCCTAATTGGAAGAATATTATG GGGCATCAACAAGATAACGGATGGGCATGTGGATATTATGTCAtgaaaaatatgtttgacattATTGATGCTTGTATTGTTGAAAGATTCAATGAG ATATTCACAGACACCACATCATATGAAAAAGAGTCAATTGATCACATCCGACAACTTTGGGCTCAATTCTTTTTGCAAAAGGTTGAAGAGCAAGAGAACCAGGAAAAGAAAGATTTAATGACAAAACAGAAGCGATTAAAAAAAActtatatatag